ACTAGAAATACTAAAAAATTAATTGATGAACTAGGAACAAATAAAAATCTATTAGCTTTAAAAGTAGATCTTTCAAACCAAAAAGAAATTGACGAAGCTGTTGCAAAAACCGTAGCAGAATTTGGATCAATTGATATATTATTAAATAATGCTGGTTATGGTCAATTGTGAACATTTGAAGAATCAACAGATAAGCAAATTAGAGAATGTTTTGAAGTAAATTTCTTTGGAACAATCAATGTAACTCGCTCAGTTTTACCAGTAATGCGTAAACAAAAATATGGACATATATTTACAACTTCATCAATTTGAGGATATGTAGGGGTTCCTTATAATAGCACTTATGCTGCAGTTAAGTTTGCAACTGATGGTTGAACAGAATCAATTAGTCATGAATTAAAACCATTAGGTATAACTGTTTCATGCATAAAACCAGGTGGATTCAGAACTAATTTCTTAAGTTCAGGGTCATTGATTACTGGAGAAGAAACAATTTTAGATTATAAAGAAGGAAGAGATAAATGATTTAATAATTTAGCTTCTTTTGACAAACAACAAGATGGAGACCCTGAAAGATATTGTGACTTTGTAATTAATATTACTAAAACTGATAAAGCTCCTCCTCTTCACATTTTTACAGGTAGAGATTCATATGAATATGCTGAAAATAAAATAAAACAAATTAAAGAAGATATGGAAATTCTTAAAACTGAAGCAACTGATTTACATGTAAGATAAAAGAAACCAACTATGTTGGTTTTTTTATTATTTATTTCATTTTTTCTCCTTAAAACATAGAGCATAAAAACAAGATGTTTAGTATAATTAGAAAGTATTCTTATTTTATGAAAGAAGGGGTAATATGAAAAGAATTGGAGTTTTAACTTCAGGAGGAGATGCACCTGGAATGAACAATGCAATTGCTGGAGTTGTTAAAGCAGCTGAAGCTCAAGGCATTGAAGTTTATGGTGTAAGAGATGGATATAAAGGTTTAATTAATGGTTGATTTGAAAAATTAGATTCTAAATTTGCTTTAGAAATCATTTCAAAAGGTGGAACTGTTTTAGGTTCAGCTAGATTACCAGAATTCAAAGAAGAAAGTGTAAGACAAAAAGCTGTTGATCAATTAAAAGCTCATGACATTGAAGCATTAGTTGTAATTGGTGGAGATGGAAGCTACATGGGAGCTCAAAGATTAACAGAAATGGGAATTAATTGTATTGGTTTACCTGGAACAATCGATAATGATATTGTTTCAAGTGATTACACAATTGGATTTGATACAGCATTAAATACAGTTATTGAATCAATTGAAAAAGTTCGAGATACTATGCAATCACACAATCGTGCAGCTGTAATTGAAGTTATGGGAAATGGTTGTGGTGACTTAGTTACTTATGCAGCTATCGCAACTCAAGCAGAAATATTTTCGCCAAGTGAAAGTAAATTAACTATTGAACAAATTTGTGAACAGGCTAAAAAGTTCGCTGAAGTAAACCATAGAAGTTTAATTATTTTAGTTAGCGAAAAACAATTTGATGCTAATGAATTGGCAAAAAAAGTTGAAGAAGCAAGTG
The Mesoplasma entomophilum DNA segment above includes these coding regions:
- a CDS encoding SDR family oxidoreductase; this translates as MKNKVWFITGASQGFGLGITKKLLEQGHKVAATTRNTKKLIDELGTNKNLLALKVDLSNQKEIDEAVAKTVAEFGSIDILLNNAGYGQLWTFEESTDKQIRECFEVNFFGTINVTRSVLPVMRKQKYGHIFTTSSIWGYVGVPYNSTYAAVKFATDGWTESISHELKPLGITVSCIKPGGFRTNFLSSGSLITGEETILDYKEGRDKWFNNLASFDKQQDGDPERYCDFVINITKTDKAPPLHIFTGRDSYEYAENKIKQIKEDMEILKTEATDLHVR
- the pfkA gene encoding 6-phosphofructokinase, translated to MKRIGVLTSGGDAPGMNNAIAGVVKAAEAQGIEVYGVRDGYKGLINGWFEKLDSKFALEIISKGGTVLGSARLPEFKEESVRQKAVDQLKAHDIEALVVIGGDGSYMGAQRLTEMGINCIGLPGTIDNDIVSSDYTIGFDTALNTVIESIEKVRDTMQSHNRAAVIEVMGNGCGDLVTYAAIATQAEIFSPSESKLTIEQICEQAKKFAEVNHRSLIILVSEKQFDANELAKKVEEASGYVTRATILGHVQRGGRPSGMDRYLAFTAALYAVEKLIEGKGGLYVGLSENKLVARDIESTLNMPKPDKREFIEKIRLLNAKISK